A window of the Streptomyces griseochromogenes genome harbors these coding sequences:
- the tap gene encoding telomere-associated protein Tap, with amino-acid sequence MSELFDAVDALVASRSPLPPPAERKRLRQAHALTLDEVASALDVRRATVSAWESGKTEPRPPQREPYARLLKQLAQLYPAAGSTAALQEEAPAPTAFSGPAPTATTGPGGGAVEAAAVTTPVATPAAPSVSPAAAHAPGAASRPARAARPSQGSRRPGASKAAAAHTPAPGGAYAHGPLLVLDADTERNVTGYGIGGLILDVPAKSLPALVEWTLTEARLGSEKLHGSGKDGDPLLVLTEAACERYGLPAALSEAERLAGRLPEGHKVIKQLERADWQLTKRGLGPWARIYRPAHGSRRQCVQLCIPSWRALDDRAWGHAAQLPPPELARVLGVYAQRVMTPVGSTAVTGLQLMTALNPPTRASEPDENGRRHREHRPGSLGTEPVDPAPCEAIDGHPVLAHLPRFHVRGPDERLFEEAYDWARDLTDAECMQGHLVGLDVNLAFGAAANGAVVGLSSPPEHVTDPVFDPAVPGSWLVDLSHVDLSRVKVGKQWRDLDAGLLPSPFTPSGRRPTGPAWYATPTVAYAVELGYDVTPVEAWLRRESGRLLDGWYKRLRDAYVATMADLGVAEKLPPHQFLQAMDGYKSRDPELGIVVDAVKMTVKGGIGKLQEKARGGGWKPGQAWPALARPTWRPDIRATVISRARVNMHRKMLHLAAATGRYPVAVLSDCAVYAADGPSPLDVLPYGADGKTVPGSFRLGVSPGMVKHEGTQSVLWGADVLEQLGADGHVANLARYIKTGEVTAKDTGE; translated from the coding sequence ATGTCCGAGTTGTTCGATGCGGTCGACGCGCTGGTCGCGTCCCGGTCCCCGCTGCCGCCCCCGGCGGAGCGCAAGCGCCTGCGCCAGGCCCACGCGCTCACCCTGGACGAGGTGGCGTCCGCCCTGGACGTGCGGCGGGCAACCGTCAGCGCCTGGGAGTCAGGCAAAACGGAGCCGCGGCCGCCGCAGCGGGAGCCGTACGCGCGCCTGCTCAAGCAGCTCGCACAGCTCTACCCCGCCGCCGGGAGCACCGCCGCCCTGCAGGAGGAGGCCCCGGCACCGACGGCGTTCAGCGGCCCGGCACCCACGGCAACGACCGGGCCCGGGGGCGGGGCTGTTGAGGCTGCGGCCGTGACCACACCCGTGGCCACACCCGCCGCCCCGTCCGTCTCGCCCGCAGCCGCTCACGCGCCGGGAGCCGCATCGCGTCCGGCGCGGGCCGCCCGGCCGTCGCAGGGATCACGCCGCCCGGGTGCGTCGAAGGCCGCTGCGGCCCACACACCCGCGCCCGGCGGTGCGTACGCGCACGGTCCGCTGCTCGTTCTCGACGCCGACACCGAGCGCAACGTGACCGGGTACGGCATCGGCGGCCTGATCCTGGACGTGCCCGCCAAATCCCTGCCCGCGCTGGTGGAGTGGACGCTCACCGAGGCACGGCTGGGGTCGGAGAAGCTGCACGGCTCGGGCAAGGACGGCGACCCGCTGCTGGTGCTCACCGAGGCGGCGTGCGAGCGCTACGGCCTGCCCGCCGCCCTGTCCGAGGCCGAGCGGCTTGCCGGGCGGCTGCCGGAAGGACACAAGGTCATCAAGCAGCTTGAGCGCGCCGACTGGCAGCTGACCAAGCGCGGGCTGGGGCCGTGGGCGCGGATCTACCGCCCCGCCCACGGCAGCCGCCGCCAGTGCGTACAACTGTGCATCCCCTCCTGGCGCGCCCTGGACGACCGCGCCTGGGGCCACGCCGCCCAGTTGCCGCCGCCTGAGCTCGCCCGGGTGCTGGGTGTGTACGCGCAGCGGGTGATGACGCCGGTCGGCTCCACGGCCGTGACGGGGCTGCAGCTGATGACCGCGCTCAACCCGCCGACCCGCGCGAGCGAGCCGGACGAGAACGGCAGGCGGCACCGCGAGCACCGGCCCGGGTCACTGGGCACGGAGCCGGTAGACCCGGCGCCGTGCGAGGCGATCGACGGACACCCCGTCCTGGCCCATCTGCCCCGCTTCCACGTGCGCGGCCCCGACGAGCGGCTGTTCGAGGAGGCCTACGACTGGGCGCGGGACCTCACCGACGCCGAGTGCATGCAGGGGCACCTGGTCGGTCTGGATGTGAACCTGGCCTTCGGTGCAGCCGCCAACGGTGCGGTCGTCGGGCTGTCATCGCCACCCGAGCACGTCACCGATCCGGTCTTCGACCCAGCGGTGCCCGGTTCCTGGCTGGTCGACCTCTCCCACGTCGACCTGTCCCGGGTGAAGGTCGGCAAGCAGTGGCGCGACCTCGACGCCGGCCTGCTGCCCAGCCCTTTCACGCCGAGCGGCCGGCGCCCGACCGGTCCGGCCTGGTATGCCACGCCCACCGTGGCCTACGCCGTCGAGCTCGGCTACGACGTCACCCCCGTCGAGGCCTGGCTGCGCCGGGAGAGCGGCCGGCTCCTGGACGGCTGGTACAAGCGGCTGCGCGATGCCTACGTCGCCACCATGGCGGACCTCGGCGTCGCGGAGAAGCTGCCCCCGCACCAGTTCCTTCAGGCGATGGACGGCTACAAGAGCCGTGATCCGGAGCTGGGGATCGTGGTGGACGCGGTCAAGATGACCGTCAAGGGCGGGATCGGCAAGCTGCAGGAGAAGGCGCGCGGGGGCGGCTGGAAGCCGGGGCAGGCCTGGCCCGCCCTCGCGCGGCCGACCTGGCGGCCGGACATCCGCGCGACCGTCATCTCCCGGGCCCGGGTCAACATGCACCGCAAGATGCTCCACCTGGCGGCGGCCACCGGCCGTTACCCGGTCGCGGTCCTCTCCGACTGCGCCGTGTACGCGGCCGACGGGCCCAGCCCTCTGGACGTCCTGCCCTACGGAGCCGACGGCAAGACCGTGCCGGGCTCGTTCCGGCTCGGCGTCTCGCCCGGGATGGTCAAGCACGAGGGCACCCAGAGCGTGCTGTGGGGGGCTGACGTGCTCGAACAGCTCGGCGCCGACGGCCATGTCGCCAACCTCGCCCGCTACATCAAGACCGGCGAGGTCACCGCCAAGGACACTGGAGAGTAG
- a CDS encoding DEAD/DEAH box helicase: protein MTVVELPRPGRPGRQRLFPDQAEAVKRLVRHLRRAGTRGLFVSATGTGKTLVSIRTADELGARLVLFVVPTLDLAAQTALAWRGDGHLEHMVIVSSLDTSGRDDLVAARVMSTTNPHALGGLMSVVGEGEDQIRALTVICTYDSLDKIEQTQRTGYAVPPFDLAVMDEAHRIAGRADKKWAIVNDAKRIRADRRLYMTATPRIFAAPELAESADTTRPRRRATAPNRDTDVDAFANSMDNEAVYGKKVFEYPLAQAVEDGRAADYRIVVPTLTDTDLRRRLNMPAPGTTAHTAAGSGEQGDDGALRTTALHLSVLRAMTEHRLSKVLVYFNLVSDARRFARELPHTLRLLARTDPDLVPDITPELFFAHGEHTPAQRADTFTAFAAADCAILANSRLIAEGVDIPSVDAIVFADPTRSVIRCVQALGRALRLDVSGKTASLIVPVYVPPGADGENILGTAYEPVWAIACALAGHDHRILERLPDKANRLPRETSDVIARRWHFDFTVHPERIAQAMDLVSFDPRDAPVSRSRRLGLAAAQSYRDQYGHLEVPADHIDPTGYRLGTFITTMRDARTAGRLEADWIAELDALGMIWDKHDAAWRSRLAAAADHLRTHGHLAAPATTPVGAWLAEQRHLAAKNTLDAARADALTALAPDWRLPHGADWHRKYHLLRAHLASGADPAALTRDTLLAGVKIGSWLHRQLTTWAALHPGQQHLMTALGLTPDTNPLAPARRSRRTFEQAVQLLELFLHREGRAPTARETIRVDGDTVRIGAWLAKARTKHRTGQLPGAHARLVAALFEGDWTTEAAVPAILA, encoded by the coding sequence ATGACTGTGGTCGAACTGCCGCGGCCCGGCCGTCCCGGGAGGCAGCGCCTCTTCCCGGACCAGGCCGAGGCCGTCAAGCGGCTGGTACGGCATCTGCGGCGCGCGGGGACGCGGGGGCTGTTCGTGTCGGCGACGGGCACCGGCAAGACGCTGGTGTCGATCCGCACAGCGGACGAACTCGGCGCGCGGCTGGTGCTGTTCGTGGTGCCCACCCTGGACCTGGCGGCCCAGACGGCGCTGGCCTGGCGCGGCGACGGTCACCTGGAGCACATGGTGATCGTCTCCTCCCTGGACACCAGCGGCCGGGACGACCTGGTCGCGGCCCGCGTCATGTCGACCACGAACCCGCACGCGCTGGGCGGGCTGATGTCGGTGGTGGGGGAGGGGGAGGACCAGATCCGTGCGTTGACGGTGATCTGCACCTACGACTCCCTGGACAAGATCGAACAGACCCAGCGCACGGGATACGCGGTGCCGCCGTTCGACCTCGCGGTCATGGACGAAGCCCACCGGATCGCCGGCCGCGCCGACAAGAAGTGGGCGATCGTCAACGACGCCAAGCGGATCCGCGCGGATCGCCGCCTCTACATGACCGCCACCCCCCGCATCTTCGCCGCGCCGGAGCTGGCCGAGTCCGCCGACACCACCCGCCCCCGCCGCCGTGCCACCGCCCCGAACCGGGACACGGACGTGGACGCGTTCGCCAACTCCATGGACAACGAGGCCGTCTACGGCAAGAAGGTCTTCGAATACCCCCTCGCCCAGGCGGTGGAGGACGGCCGGGCCGCGGACTACCGCATCGTGGTGCCCACCCTGACCGACACCGACCTGCGCCGCCGCCTGAACATGCCCGCCCCGGGCACGACCGCGCACACAGCCGCCGGTTCCGGCGAACAGGGGGACGACGGTGCGCTGCGCACCACCGCCCTGCACCTGTCCGTCCTGCGCGCCATGACCGAACACCGTCTGAGCAAGGTCCTGGTCTACTTCAACCTCGTCTCCGACGCCCGCCGCTTCGCCCGCGAACTCCCCCACACCCTGCGCCTGCTGGCCCGCACCGACCCCGACCTCGTCCCGGACATCACCCCCGAGCTGTTCTTCGCCCACGGCGAGCACACCCCAGCCCAGCGCGCCGACACCTTCACAGCCTTCGCCGCCGCCGACTGCGCGATCCTCGCCAACTCCCGCCTGATCGCCGAAGGCGTCGACATCCCCAGCGTCGACGCGATCGTCTTCGCGGACCCCACCCGCAGCGTCATCCGCTGCGTCCAGGCCCTGGGCCGCGCCCTGCGCCTGGACGTCTCCGGCAAGACCGCCAGCCTGATCGTCCCCGTCTACGTCCCGCCCGGCGCCGACGGCGAGAACATCCTCGGCACCGCATACGAGCCGGTGTGGGCGATCGCCTGCGCACTGGCCGGCCACGACCACCGCATCCTCGAGCGCCTCCCGGACAAGGCCAACCGCCTCCCACGCGAGACCAGCGATGTCATCGCCCGCCGTTGGCACTTCGACTTCACCGTCCACCCCGAACGCATCGCCCAGGCGATGGACCTGGTCTCCTTCGACCCCCGCGACGCGCCGGTCTCCCGCTCCCGCCGCCTAGGGCTCGCCGCCGCCCAGTCCTACCGCGACCAGTACGGCCACCTCGAGGTCCCCGCCGACCACATCGACCCCACCGGCTACCGGCTGGGCACCTTCATCACCACCATGCGCGACGCCCGCACCGCCGGCCGCCTCGAAGCCGACTGGATCGCCGAACTCGACGCGCTCGGCATGATCTGGGACAAGCACGACGCCGCCTGGCGCTCCCGCCTCGCCGCCGCCGCCGACCACCTGCGCACCCACGGCCATCTCGCCGCCCCTGCCACCACCCCCGTCGGCGCATGGCTCGCCGAACAACGCCACCTCGCCGCCAAGAACACCCTCGATGCCGCCCGCGCCGACGCCCTCACCGCCCTCGCCCCCGACTGGCGCCTTCCCCACGGCGCGGACTGGCACCGCAAATACCACCTGCTGCGCGCCCACCTCGCCTCCGGTGCCGACCCGGCCGCCCTCACCCGCGACACCCTCCTGGCCGGGGTGAAGATCGGCTCCTGGCTCCACCGCCAGCTCACCACCTGGGCCGCCCTCCACCCCGGCCAGCAGCACCTGATGACCGCTCTCGGCCTCACCCCCGACACCAACCCCCTCGCCCCGGCCCGCCGCTCCCGCCGCACCTTCGAACAGGCCGTCCAGCTCCTTGAACTCTTCCTCCACCGCGAAGGCCGCGCCCCCACAGCCCGCGAGACCATCCGCGTCGACGGCGACACCGTCAGGATCGGCGCCTGGCTCGCCAAAGCCCGCACCAAGCACCGCACAGGCCAGCTCCCCGGAGCCCACGCACGCCTGGTCGCCGCGCTCTTCGAAGGCGACTGGACGACCGAGGCCGCCGTCCCCGCCATCCTGGCGTAG
- a CDS encoding competence protein CoiA, protein MKGLELACPECRGKVFARVSPHRARHFYHQVRPRDCALANESPEHHLLKLELATAARAAGFRAELEVGNEARTWRADVLVFDRRDRPFMALEAQLSPMTPQEAQGRTDRYAADGVAVCWIAVEKRPWERGVPSLRVAPPRSRGDAWTVRHGMARYTWAAPHTLKTKAAWTHVSCSLVDAIRWILQERVHAHAGPDATVWWTARSYVQLAVVRARLEADAEAVLQAAAAEQRRQAADMRAASAERRRRAAEDRRQAAEEQAREERAEQERLSAFFEHAGMDAALWPAFMHMVRSTSGKAVECGAQSPAHGNGLLLYSRPCKDSAFQLAGVVCPDPSALARWPADLTILVPGRAWLSRIEEAARSPLKVAVLNPVTKRCAYERVGPGLRR, encoded by the coding sequence GTGAAAGGTCTGGAGCTGGCGTGTCCGGAGTGCCGGGGAAAGGTATTCGCGCGCGTCTCCCCGCACCGTGCCCGGCACTTCTACCACCAGGTGCGGCCCCGCGACTGCGCGCTGGCGAACGAGTCGCCGGAGCATCATCTGCTGAAGCTCGAGCTGGCCACCGCCGCCCGGGCAGCGGGCTTCAGGGCTGAGCTGGAGGTCGGCAACGAGGCCCGGACCTGGCGTGCCGACGTGCTGGTCTTCGACCGGCGGGACCGGCCGTTCATGGCACTGGAGGCGCAGCTTTCGCCCATGACGCCGCAGGAGGCGCAGGGGCGGACGGACCGCTACGCGGCGGACGGTGTGGCGGTGTGCTGGATTGCGGTGGAGAAGCGGCCGTGGGAGCGCGGTGTGCCCTCCCTGCGGGTGGCGCCCCCCAGGAGCCGCGGGGACGCGTGGACGGTGCGTCACGGGATGGCGCGCTACACCTGGGCGGCGCCGCACACGTTGAAGACAAAGGCGGCGTGGACCCACGTCTCCTGCTCCCTCGTCGATGCGATCCGGTGGATTCTTCAGGAGCGGGTGCATGCCCATGCCGGCCCGGACGCCACGGTGTGGTGGACCGCCCGCTCCTACGTCCAACTGGCCGTCGTCCGGGCCCGGCTGGAGGCCGACGCCGAAGCAGTCCTGCAGGCGGCCGCCGCCGAGCAACGCCGTCAGGCCGCGGACATGCGGGCCGCTTCCGCGGAACGGCGCAGACGGGCCGCCGAGGACCGCCGGCAGGCCGCTGAGGAACAGGCGCGGGAAGAGCGGGCGGAGCAGGAGCGGCTGTCCGCCTTCTTCGAGCACGCGGGCATGGACGCCGCACTGTGGCCCGCGTTCATGCACATGGTCCGCTCCACCTCCGGCAAGGCCGTCGAGTGCGGCGCCCAGAGCCCCGCCCACGGCAACGGGCTGCTCCTCTACAGCCGGCCGTGCAAGGACAGCGCGTTCCAGCTGGCCGGTGTGGTGTGCCCCGACCCCTCAGCGCTCGCCCGGTGGCCTGCGGACCTGACCATCCTGGTGCCCGGCCGAGCCTGGCTCTCGAGGATCGAGGAAGCCGCCCGGAGCCCGCTGAAGGTCGCTGTCTTGAACCCGGTCACCAAGCGCTGCGCTTACGAGCGCGTCGGCCCCGGACTGCGACGCTGA